A genomic region of Noviherbaspirillum sp. L7-7A contains the following coding sequences:
- a CDS encoding NRDE family protein: MCLIVFAWQVIPGLSLLAAANRDEFYERPALPAHWWADEPDVYAGRDLRGNGTWLGITRGGRFAALTNVRDPQSVRQDAPSRGALVSDFLRGSDSAADYIEALAPGADRYNGFNLLVCDGKELIWYTNAETEDPRNGLPLPHGIYGVSNAFLDTPWPKVLRSKAEFASLLCQGAPVDAYFDMLSDATRPSDCRLPHTGVPLEWERVLSPIFIESAGYGTRCSTVVQLLQDGSAQLTERLAEPCTGETPVIQEKIYGALRCVRSPRP, from the coding sequence ATGTGCCTGATTGTATTTGCGTGGCAGGTGATCCCTGGCCTTTCCCTGCTGGCGGCGGCAAACCGGGATGAATTCTATGAGCGTCCGGCCTTGCCCGCGCACTGGTGGGCAGACGAGCCGGATGTGTATGCCGGACGCGACCTGCGTGGCAATGGCACCTGGCTGGGCATCACCCGCGGCGGCCGCTTCGCTGCGCTGACCAATGTGCGCGACCCGCAGTCCGTTCGCCAGGACGCGCCATCGCGCGGCGCGCTGGTGTCGGACTTCCTGCGCGGCAGCGACAGCGCGGCCGATTACATCGAGGCGCTGGCGCCAGGCGCCGATCGCTATAACGGCTTCAATCTGCTGGTGTGCGACGGCAAGGAACTGATCTGGTACACCAATGCAGAGACCGAAGATCCGCGCAATGGCTTGCCGCTGCCGCATGGCATCTACGGCGTGTCGAATGCCTTCCTCGACACGCCGTGGCCCAAGGTGCTGCGCAGCAAGGCCGAATTCGCCAGCCTGTTATGCCAGGGCGCGCCGGTCGACGCCTACTTCGACATGCTGAGCGATGCCACCCGTCCGAGCGACTGCCGCCTGCCCCATACCGGCGTGCCGCTGGAATGGGAACGGGTGCTGTCCCCGATATTCATCGAGTCGGCTGGCTACGGCACGCGCTGCTCGACGGTCGTGCAATTGCTGCAGGATGGCAGCGCCCAGTTGACCGAGCGCCTGGCCGAACCCTGCACCGGGGAGACGCCGGTTATCCAGGAGAAAATCTACGGCGCATTGCGATGTGTTCGATCCCCGCGTCCATGA
- a CDS encoding DUF4936 family protein — protein sequence MDFYVYYKVAPDAVAALAPRVRAFQQQLAASHGVAIALKRRPGEQNGMQTWMEVYTGAAADFAAALELAVQQSGIAAFATGGRHTELFMDLEACA from the coding sequence ATGGATTTCTATGTCTATTACAAGGTCGCTCCGGACGCGGTCGCTGCACTGGCGCCGCGGGTGAGAGCGTTTCAGCAGCAGCTTGCCGCCAGCCATGGCGTCGCCATCGCGTTGAAGCGCCGTCCCGGCGAACAGAATGGCATGCAGACCTGGATGGAGGTCTATACAGGCGCTGCGGCGGACTTCGCCGCGGCGCTTGAGCTGGCAGTCCAGCAGAGCGGCATCGCTGCGTTCGCCACGGGCGGCCGCCACACTGAACTCTTTATGGACCTGGAAGCATGTGCCTGA
- a CDS encoding folate-binding protein, whose product MSTSTTPWLEFLAAQGARLSASTSPEVLGFQDEANAANIVVPLTHLGLIAATGEEAASFLHNQLTNDVQSLGSSGARLAGYCTPKGRLLATMLIWKSADAILLQLPREIQAAVQKRLQMFILRAKAKLADVSDSQVALGLAGPDVAAALAPWFPDVPAAAYGVTHQAAGTLIRMPDAGGAARFQWIAPLETAQQAWPQLVRNLRPAATSAWRALDIQAGIPLVVQATQEQFVPQMINFEVLGGVNFRKGCYPGQEIVARSQYLGKLKRRMLPAQVAASGVLAGTEVFASSDPDQPCGQIVNAEAIGDRTLCLVELKTAVLEQGDDIRLGSASGPVLDIGTLPYELIDPT is encoded by the coding sequence ATGAGCACAAGCACCACTCCCTGGCTGGAATTCCTGGCCGCCCAAGGCGCCCGCCTCTCTGCATCGACCTCGCCGGAAGTCCTCGGGTTCCAGGACGAGGCCAACGCCGCGAATATCGTCGTGCCGCTGACCCATCTGGGCCTGATCGCCGCCACCGGCGAGGAAGCCGCTTCCTTCCTGCACAACCAGCTGACCAATGATGTCCAGTCCCTTGGCTCGTCCGGGGCCCGACTGGCGGGCTACTGCACCCCCAAGGGACGCCTGCTGGCTACCATGCTGATCTGGAAGTCCGCCGACGCCATCCTGCTGCAGCTGCCACGCGAGATACAGGCAGCGGTGCAGAAGCGCCTGCAGATGTTCATCCTGCGCGCCAAGGCGAAGCTGGCCGATGTCAGTGACAGCCAGGTGGCGCTCGGGCTGGCCGGCCCGGACGTGGCGGCTGCGCTGGCGCCCTGGTTTCCCGACGTGCCTGCCGCTGCCTATGGCGTGACGCACCAGGCGGCCGGAACCCTGATCCGCATGCCGGACGCCGGCGGCGCGGCGCGCTTCCAGTGGATCGCTCCGTTGGAAACCGCGCAGCAAGCCTGGCCGCAGCTGGTCCGGAACCTGCGCCCGGCTGCCACTTCCGCCTGGCGGGCGCTTGATATACAGGCCGGCATTCCGCTGGTCGTGCAGGCCACCCAGGAGCAGTTCGTGCCGCAGATGATCAACTTCGAAGTCCTGGGTGGCGTCAATTTCCGCAAAGGCTGCTATCCGGGCCAGGAAATCGTCGCCCGCAGCCAGTACCTCGGCAAGCTCAAGCGCCGGATGCTGCCCGCGCAGGTCGCTGCCAGCGGCGTTCTGGCCGGCACGGAAGTGTTTGCCAGCAGCGACCCGGATCAGCCCTGCGGCCAGATCGTCAATGCCGAAGCCATCGGTGACCGCACGCTGTGCCTGGTGGAACTGAAGACCGCCGTGCTCGAGCAGGGCGACGACATCCGGCTGGGCTCGGCGTCCGGACCCGTGCTGGACATCGGCACGCTGCCGTATGAGCTGATCGATCCCACCTGA
- the mltG gene encoding endolytic transglycosylase MltG: MKKFLAVLTVLVATLAFGFYHWAGQPIMKKDGEAIGFTIEAGSGVRGATEQVAAAGVPVQPLLLEALVRLSGKSSRIKAGAYELEPGTTPRRLVEQLVRGEFAQHALVVIEGWTFRQMRQAVAENAALKHDTVSLSDEELLAKVTPDYKHPEGLFFPDTYLFAKGASDLQIYRRAHALMQKKLEESWAARTPGLPYKTPYEALIMASIVEKETGQRSERDLIAGVFVNRLRQGMMLQTDPTVIYGMGERFRGNIRKRDLQTDTPYNTYTRAGLPPTPIALPGTAAIAAALNPARTDALYFVARGDGTSHFSGSLTEHNQAVNKYQR; this comes from the coding sequence GTGAAAAAGTTTCTTGCAGTATTGACCGTTCTTGTCGCGACGCTGGCGTTCGGCTTTTACCACTGGGCCGGGCAGCCCATCATGAAAAAGGATGGCGAGGCGATTGGCTTCACCATCGAAGCCGGCAGCGGCGTGCGTGGCGCGACCGAGCAGGTGGCGGCGGCCGGCGTGCCCGTACAGCCACTGTTGCTGGAGGCATTGGTCAGGCTGAGCGGCAAGAGCAGCAGGATCAAGGCCGGCGCCTATGAACTGGAACCGGGCACCACGCCGCGCCGGCTGGTCGAGCAACTGGTGCGCGGCGAATTCGCGCAGCATGCGCTGGTGGTGATCGAAGGCTGGACCTTCCGCCAGATGAGGCAGGCAGTTGCTGAGAATGCGGCGCTCAAGCATGACACGGTCAGTCTCAGCGACGAGGAACTTCTGGCCAAGGTCACGCCTGATTACAAGCATCCCGAAGGCCTGTTCTTTCCGGATACCTATCTGTTTGCCAAGGGCGCCAGCGATCTTCAGATCTACCGGCGCGCCCATGCGCTGATGCAGAAGAAGCTGGAGGAGAGCTGGGCGGCGCGTACACCGGGCCTGCCCTACAAGACGCCGTATGAGGCGCTGATCATGGCGTCCATCGTGGAAAAGGAGACCGGCCAGAGATCCGAGCGCGACCTGATCGCCGGCGTGTTCGTCAACCGCTTGCGGCAAGGTATGATGCTGCAAACCGATCCCACGGTCATCTACGGCATGGGCGAGCGTTTCCGCGGCAACATCCGCAAGCGCGATCTGCAGACCGATACGCCCTACAACACCTATACCCGCGCCGGCCTGCCTCCGACGCCGATCGCGCTTCCGGGCACTGCAGCCATTGCAGCCGCCCTCAATCCGGCACGGACGGATGCGCTGTACTTTGTCGCCCGGGGTGACGGCACAAGCCATTTTTCAGGCAGCCTGACCGAACACAATCAGGCAGTGAACAAATACCAACGCTAG
- the tmk gene encoding dTMP kinase, which produces MKPGKFITFEGIDGAGKSTHLSFVASLLHESGHTVITTREPGGTPLGEQLRGLLLKEKMHLETEALLMFASRREHLAEVIEPALARGDWVVSDRFTDATFAYQGGGRGLAREKLDALEAWVHPHLQPDLTLLFNVPLEVARARLDKSRELDRFEQEQAAFFAATQAEYLRRAEQFPQRFRLIDSTKPISEVNQELESIIREIK; this is translated from the coding sequence ATGAAACCAGGAAAATTCATTACCTTCGAAGGCATCGATGGGGCCGGCAAATCGACTCACCTGTCGTTCGTCGCCTCACTGCTGCATGAATCCGGCCATACCGTCATTACTACCCGTGAGCCCGGCGGCACGCCTCTCGGGGAACAACTGCGTGGCCTGTTGCTGAAGGAAAAAATGCATCTGGAAACCGAGGCGCTACTGATGTTCGCCTCCCGCCGCGAGCATCTCGCCGAGGTAATAGAACCAGCGCTTGCCCGTGGCGACTGGGTGGTTTCCGACCGTTTCACTGATGCCACCTTCGCCTATCAAGGCGGCGGCCGCGGACTGGCGCGCGAGAAGCTCGATGCGCTTGAGGCCTGGGTGCATCCGCATCTGCAACCGGATCTGACCCTGCTGTTCAATGTGCCGCTTGAAGTGGCGCGGGCCCGGCTTGATAAATCGCGCGAACTCGATCGTTTCGAACAGGAGCAGGCGGCGTTCTTTGCTGCTACCCAGGCCGAATACCTGCGACGGGCGGAACAGTTCCCGCAGCGATTCCGGCTGATTGACTCCACAAAGCCAATAAGTGAAGTAAATCAAGAACTTGAATCAATTATCAGAGAAATAAAATGA
- a CDS encoding DNA polymerase III subunit delta' → MSSKTLPWQSESWLQLMQMRERFPHAVLLHGPQGIGKTLFAEQLAQALLCEAPLPDGHACGQCLACGWFAQYAHPDYRRVRPENLEDGSAADESATETAKAAKAEKSASKEIRIEQIRALANFINVSTHRSGRRVVLLYPAEALNAIAANALLKTLEEPPPATVFLMVSHNIDLLLPTIVSRCRKVPLSMPGPAQALAWLQAQGVAEADSWLAEQGGAPLSALTQSQAGSRDAIETLLAHLAKPAAEAALKTADQLQKSSPAEVTSWLQRWLYDVFSVKFSGKIRYYPKHRREIDALAMRADPVKLLAVMKSMNERRAIADHPLSPKLFIEDMLLDYSTVFA, encoded by the coding sequence ATGAGCAGCAAAACCTTACCCTGGCAATCCGAAAGCTGGCTGCAACTGATGCAGATGCGTGAACGCTTTCCGCATGCTGTCCTCCTGCACGGACCGCAAGGCATCGGAAAAACCCTGTTTGCCGAGCAACTCGCGCAGGCGCTGCTATGCGAAGCGCCATTGCCGGATGGGCATGCCTGCGGCCAATGTCTCGCCTGTGGCTGGTTTGCGCAATATGCGCACCCGGACTATCGCCGCGTGCGTCCTGAAAATCTGGAAGATGGCAGTGCTGCCGACGAGTCCGCCACTGAAACCGCCAAGGCCGCAAAGGCGGAGAAAAGCGCGTCCAAGGAAATCCGCATCGAGCAGATCCGCGCGCTTGCCAACTTCATCAACGTGTCAACCCACCGAAGCGGCCGTCGCGTGGTGCTGCTGTATCCCGCGGAGGCACTGAATGCCATCGCCGCCAATGCCTTGCTGAAAACGCTGGAGGAGCCGCCGCCAGCCACGGTATTCCTGATGGTCAGCCACAATATCGACCTCTTGCTTCCCACGATAGTCTCGCGTTGTCGCAAGGTGCCGCTGTCCATGCCGGGCCCGGCGCAGGCCCTGGCCTGGCTGCAGGCGCAGGGCGTGGCGGAAGCGGACAGCTGGCTGGCCGAGCAGGGTGGCGCACCGCTGTCGGCGCTGACGCAGTCGCAGGCAGGGTCGCGCGATGCAATCGAGACGCTGCTCGCGCATCTGGCCAAACCGGCAGCTGAAGCGGCGTTGAAGACGGCCGACCAGCTACAGAAGTCCTCGCCGGCAGAGGTGACTTCCTGGCTGCAGCGCTGGCTTTATGACGTGTTTTCCGTCAAGTTTTCCGGAAAGATCCGTTATTATCCAAAACACCGTCGGGAAATCGATGCGCTTGCCATGCGTGCAGACCCGGTCAAGCTGCTGGCGGTGATGAAGTCGATGAATGAAAGACGAGCCATCGCGGACCATCCGCTGTCGCCCAAACTGTTCATCGAAGACATGTTGCTGGATTACTCCACCGTTTTTGCATAG
- a CDS encoding PilZ domain-containing protein: protein MAEISGATPPRPSVLSLSVKEKAALYAAYMPFLANGGIFVPTSRSHQLGDEIYLILSLMDDASKYPIAGKVVWVTPAGAHNNKSPGIGVHFPADESGQRTRQRIEEILGAAITSSRATHTL, encoded by the coding sequence ATGGCAGAAATCAGCGGCGCCACGCCGCCCCGTCCCTCCGTCCTCTCGCTTTCCGTCAAGGAAAAAGCAGCGCTTTACGCTGCCTATATGCCTTTTCTGGCGAACGGCGGCATTTTTGTTCCTACCAGTCGCAGCCACCAGTTGGGTGACGAAATCTACCTGATCCTGTCGCTGATGGACGATGCCAGTAAATATCCGATTGCGGGCAAGGTGGTATGGGTAACGCCCGCCGGTGCCCACAACAACAAGTCGCCGGGCATTGGTGTGCATTTTCCAGCAGATGAAAGCGGCCAACGCACGCGTCAGCGTATTGAAGAAATTCTGGGCGCAGCCATTACGTCTTCGCGGGCTACCCATACTCTCTGA
- a CDS encoding porin family protein, translated as MNKTFIAAMLASAFLFSASAHAAGAYLGANIGSAQHKLSIDGESGKERKTAVKLYGGYAFDENFGIEAGYVRLGKISDSDTDGFNTVSLNYRARALYVAGTAALPLSPEFSVFAKAGITGNNGKVTARFNGMSESMSRTNTTAMFGVGAEYSFAKNMSVVAEYENFGKVIDENDGNTKAQMVSVGLRYKF; from the coding sequence ATGAATAAAACTTTTATCGCCGCAATGCTCGCTTCTGCATTCCTGTTTTCCGCTTCGGCCCACGCCGCTGGCGCTTATCTTGGCGCCAATATTGGCAGCGCCCAGCACAAGCTGTCTATCGATGGCGAATCGGGCAAGGAGCGCAAGACCGCTGTCAAGCTTTACGGCGGCTACGCATTCGATGAAAACTTCGGCATAGAAGCCGGCTATGTCCGTCTCGGCAAGATTAGCGATTCGGATACAGACGGCTTCAACACTGTTTCCCTCAACTATCGCGCCCGCGCCTTGTACGTCGCAGGAACTGCAGCGTTGCCGCTGAGCCCGGAATTTTCAGTGTTTGCGAAAGCTGGTATTACTGGCAACAATGGCAAGGTCACGGCGCGGTTCAACGGCATGAGCGAGAGCATGAGCCGTACCAATACCACCGCGATGTTCGGCGTCGGTGCCGAATACAGCTTTGCCAAGAATATGAGCGTGGTGGCAGAGTACGAAAACTTTGGCAAGGTGATTGATGAGAATGACGGTAATACAAAGGCGCAGATGGTTTCGGTTGGCCTGCGCTACAAGTTCTAA
- a CDS encoding TatD family hydrolase, translated as MFIDSHCHINFPDFAERMPELLNHMAENRVTHALCVSVDLPEFPQVLELAERHAHIYASVGVHPDYPDTPEPSVDDLARLSNHPKIIAIGETGLDYYRLEGDLEWQRERFRTHIRASRATSKPLIIHTRAAAEDTLRIMREEGAGTDKGGVAGVMHCFTESLEVAEAAIAMGFYISFSGIVTFKSARELQAVARAVPLDRMLIETDAPYLAPVPFRGKTNEPAFVRHVAEFIATLRGEPLERIAHHTTDNFFKLFSSAQVHA; from the coding sequence ATGTTTATCGATTCCCATTGCCACATTAATTTTCCCGACTTTGCCGAGCGCATGCCGGAACTGCTCAACCACATGGCGGAGAACCGGGTCACCCACGCGCTGTGCGTATCCGTAGACCTTCCCGAGTTCCCTCAGGTGCTGGAACTGGCCGAGCGGCATGCGCATATTTATGCGTCGGTCGGCGTTCATCCTGACTATCCGGATACCCCGGAACCTTCGGTCGATGACCTGGCCCGGCTTTCCAACCACCCGAAAATCATTGCCATTGGCGAGACCGGCCTGGATTACTACCGCCTCGAAGGCGACCTGGAATGGCAGCGCGAGCGCTTTCGTACGCATATCCGCGCATCGCGGGCGACGAGCAAGCCCCTGATCATCCATACCCGTGCCGCCGCCGAAGACACGCTGCGCATCATGCGCGAGGAAGGTGCAGGCACCGACAAGGGGGGCGTGGCTGGCGTGATGCACTGCTTTACCGAATCGCTGGAAGTGGCCGAAGCTGCCATTGCGATGGGGTTCTATATCTCCTTTTCGGGCATCGTGACATTCAAAAGCGCGCGGGAACTGCAGGCGGTTGCGCGCGCCGTCCCGCTTGATCGCATGCTGATCGAGACCGATGCGCCTTACCTGGCGCCGGTGCCATTCCGAGGCAAGACCAACGAACCGGCCTTCGTCAGGCATGTGGCCGAGTTCATCGCCACGCTGCGCGGCGAACCGCTGGAGCGGATTGCCCATCACACTACCGACAATTTCTTCAAGCTGTTTTCCAGCGCCCAAGTCCATGCATGA
- a CDS encoding ankyrin repeat domain-containing protein: MHDDLTFRCSRRQALHLLAISALAASLPGVALAGAYDDYFTAVKLDNVKLVRSLLQRGFDPNTVEEERGETGLIIAVREDASKVFELLLNTKEVNLDARARNGDSALMIAAYKGKYDAVKTLLDRGAEPNQTGWAALHYAAAIGSNPIVQLLLDRSAYIDAESPNQTTPIMMAARGGHILTVKLLLDEGADLTLKNGAGMTALDFARAGGFKDIVEGLTYRLKKAGKL, encoded by the coding sequence ATGCATGATGACCTGACTTTTCGCTGTTCCCGCCGCCAGGCGCTGCACTTGCTGGCCATATCGGCGCTTGCCGCCAGCTTGCCTGGCGTCGCGCTCGCCGGTGCGTATGACGACTACTTCACGGCGGTCAAGCTTGATAACGTCAAGCTGGTCCGCTCGCTGCTGCAGCGCGGTTTTGATCCCAACACGGTGGAGGAAGAGCGCGGCGAGACCGGGCTGATTATTGCCGTGCGCGAGGATGCCAGCAAGGTGTTCGAACTGTTGCTGAATACGAAAGAGGTGAACCTCGATGCCCGCGCCCGCAACGGTGACAGCGCATTGATGATTGCGGCCTACAAGGGCAAATACGATGCCGTAAAGACCTTGCTGGACAGGGGCGCGGAGCCTAACCAGACCGGCTGGGCTGCGCTGCATTACGCCGCTGCCATTGGCAGCAACCCGATCGTGCAGCTGCTGCTGGATCGTTCCGCCTACATCGACGCGGAGTCGCCCAACCAGACCACGCCTATCATGATGGCGGCCCGGGGAGGGCATATCCTGACGGTAAAGCTGTTGCTGGACGAGGGCGCCGACCTGACGCTGAAGAATGGCGCCGGGATGACGGCGCTCGACTTCGCCCGCGCTGGCGGTTTCAAGGACATCGTCGAAGGCCTGACTTACCGGCTGAAAAAGGCAGGCAAGCTGTAA
- a CDS encoding glycine betaine ABC transporter substrate-binding protein, with product MFLRTLAAILLIAAAPLSLAGDKLQVGSKRFTESYVLGEILTATANSAQPGQATHRQGLGNTAIVFEALKAGSIDVYPEYLGTISQEILRHSEPVPLQQVRQELAALGLGVDVPLGFNNSYALAMPMEKAQELGIVRLSDLARHPALRLGLSHEFLGRADGWPGLARRYGLTNQPRSLDHGIAYDALAARQIDVMDIYTTDARIGRLGLRVLDDDLGYFPRYDALLLYRLDAARRFPVAWRAVQHLEGAINEQRMIALNAAVELEGRSFAQAAEGFLKDFPAHQPAESRPKPTGAGNAPAGLQAKLLDRLLPLTGEHLFLVLVSVAAATAAGVPLGLAASLVPGLRQPVLGLAGVLQTIPSLALLAMLIPLLGAIGTRPALIALSVYALLPIVRNTCAGLAQVPSGLRQAAQALGMRRADILLLVELPLAWPLILAGVKTAAVMTVGTATIAAFIGAGGYGERIAVGLALNDNQMLLAGAIPSALLALVTQGLFELVERMLQRPGMR from the coding sequence ATGTTCCTGCGAACGCTCGCAGCCATTTTGCTGATCGCCGCAGCGCCGCTGTCACTGGCCGGCGACAAGCTGCAGGTCGGTTCCAAACGCTTTACCGAGTCCTACGTCCTTGGCGAGATCCTGACCGCCACGGCCAATTCCGCTCAGCCCGGCCAGGCCACGCATCGCCAGGGACTGGGCAATACCGCCATCGTGTTTGAAGCCCTGAAGGCTGGAAGCATCGATGTTTATCCGGAATACCTCGGCACCATCAGCCAGGAAATCCTGCGTCATAGCGAGCCGGTGCCGCTGCAGCAGGTCAGGCAGGAACTGGCGGCGCTGGGGCTGGGCGTCGATGTGCCACTTGGCTTTAACAACAGTTATGCGCTGGCCATGCCGATGGAGAAGGCCCAGGAACTGGGCATCGTCAGGCTGAGCGACCTCGCCCGTCATCCAGCGCTCAGGCTGGGCCTGTCGCATGAATTTCTCGGCCGTGCCGACGGCTGGCCCGGCCTTGCCCGGCGTTATGGACTGACCAACCAGCCGCGCAGCCTAGACCATGGGATTGCGTATGACGCCCTGGCCGCGCGCCAGATCGACGTCATGGACATCTACACGACCGATGCCCGCATCGGGCGGCTCGGGCTGCGTGTTCTCGACGACGATCTTGGCTATTTTCCGCGCTATGACGCGCTGCTGCTGTACCGGCTGGATGCGGCCCGACGTTTTCCGGTTGCCTGGCGCGCGGTGCAGCATCTTGAAGGCGCCATTAACGAACAGCGGATGATTGCGCTGAACGCCGCGGTCGAGCTGGAAGGCCGCAGCTTTGCGCAAGCTGCGGAAGGCTTTCTGAAAGATTTCCCTGCCCATCAGCCTGCGGAATCCCGCCCCAAACCAACTGGCGCCGGTAATGCTCCGGCTGGTCTGCAGGCAAAACTGCTGGACAGATTGCTGCCGCTGACGGGGGAGCATCTTTTCCTGGTACTGGTCTCGGTAGCCGCGGCAACCGCGGCAGGCGTGCCGCTGGGCCTGGCCGCTTCGCTGGTGCCCGGTTTGCGCCAGCCGGTGCTCGGCCTGGCTGGCGTGCTGCAGACCATACCGTCACTGGCCCTGCTCGCCATGCTCATACCGCTATTGGGCGCCATCGGCACCCGGCCAGCCCTGATTGCGCTATCCGTCTACGCGCTGCTGCCTATCGTGCGCAATACCTGTGCCGGGCTGGCGCAAGTGCCGAGCGGCCTGCGCCAGGCGGCGCAGGCGCTGGGCATGCGCCGGGCCGACATATTGCTGCTGGTGGAGCTGCCACTGGCCTGGCCCTTGATTCTGGCGGGGGTAAAAACCGCGGCAGTCATGACCGTAGGAACGGCCACCATCGCCGCCTTCATCGGCGCTGGTGGATACGGGGAGCGGATCGCGGTCGGACTGGCGCTCAACGACAACCAGATGCTGCTGGCCGGCGCTATCCCTTCCGCCTTGCTGGCGCTTGTCACGCAGGGCCTGTTCGAGCTGGTGGAACGCATGCTGCAACGGCCCGGCATGCGCTAG
- a CDS encoding pseudouridine synthase, whose translation MSKLTLDRMLQSQGFGSRKWCRQLVEDGEVTVNGEPADDYRLALDPDHLVFTVFGEEWIYRQHVYIALNKPVDIECSRKPSHHPGVLTLLPEQFTWREVQPVGRLDHDTTGLLLMSDDGAFIHAQSSPRRHVPKVYVATTHDPVTDELLERLRRGVQLHDEPAPLAAQRCARVSEHELEIVLEQGKYHQVKRMLAAAGNHCSALRRIAIGGLMLDALGLAPGQWCYLVPEQLALLAPAAP comes from the coding sequence ATGAGCAAACTGACTTTGGATCGCATGCTGCAGTCGCAGGGCTTTGGCAGCCGGAAATGGTGCCGGCAACTGGTGGAGGACGGGGAAGTTACTGTCAATGGCGAGCCGGCCGATGACTACCGGCTCGCGCTGGACCCCGACCACCTTGTCTTTACCGTGTTCGGCGAGGAATGGATATACCGGCAACATGTCTACATTGCGCTGAACAAGCCGGTGGACATCGAATGTTCGCGCAAGCCCAGCCACCATCCCGGGGTGCTGACCCTGCTGCCGGAACAGTTCACCTGGCGCGAGGTGCAGCCGGTCGGCCGGCTGGACCACGACACCACCGGCCTGCTGCTGATGTCGGATGATGGCGCCTTCATCCATGCACAGTCGTCGCCGCGCCGGCATGTGCCGAAGGTCTATGTCGCCACCACCCATGACCCGGTCACCGACGAACTGCTTGAGCGGTTGCGCCGTGGCGTGCAACTGCATGACGAACCCGCACCGTTGGCTGCGCAGCGCTGCGCGAGAGTGTCTGAGCATGAGCTGGAAATCGTGCTGGAACAGGGCAAATATCATCAGGTCAAGCGCATGCTGGCCGCAGCCGGGAATCATTGCTCGGCATTGCGGCGCATTGCGATCGGCGGCCTGATGCTCGATGCGCTGGGCCTGGCGCCTGGCCAGTGGTGTTATCTGGTTCCGGAACAACTGGCGCTGCTTGCGCCCGCCGCGCCATGA
- a CDS encoding RNA pseudouridine synthase — MNEIATLRLAKRLAQETGCSRNEAQQYIEGGWVLVDGQVCEEPGMRVGPENRVVLAAGARAEAAPPVTLLFHKPVGTDTGPAGKPDAASILPALTHATRSAADRSGIRPLKKHFAVLQLADGLETQASGLLVLTQDWRVTRRLVEDAARIEHEYIVDTGERVSDEQLARINQGMQFNGKAIAGLKASRQSETRLRIVLKTPPRGLLERLCAEAGLGLVAMRRIRIGRLPLAGLEPGQWRYLAAYEKF, encoded by the coding sequence ATGAACGAGATCGCCACACTGCGCCTTGCAAAGCGCCTGGCTCAGGAAACCGGCTGTTCACGCAACGAAGCGCAGCAATATATCGAGGGCGGCTGGGTGCTGGTTGACGGCCAGGTGTGCGAGGAGCCGGGCATGCGTGTTGGACCGGAAAACCGGGTCGTCCTAGCCGCCGGCGCACGCGCCGAAGCCGCGCCTCCGGTTACCCTGCTGTTTCACAAGCCCGTCGGCACCGACACCGGGCCGGCTGGCAAGCCGGACGCCGCATCGATCCTGCCGGCACTGACGCACGCTACCCGCAGCGCCGCTGATCGCTCCGGCATACGTCCTCTGAAAAAGCATTTTGCCGTGCTGCAGTTGGCCGATGGCCTCGAAACCCAGGCCAGCGGATTGCTGGTTCTGACGCAGGACTGGCGCGTGACGCGGCGGCTGGTCGAGGATGCCGCCCGGATCGAGCATGAATACATCGTCGATACCGGCGAGCGGGTAAGTGACGAGCAGCTGGCGCGGATCAACCAGGGGATGCAGTTCAACGGCAAGGCCATCGCCGGTCTGAAAGCAAGCCGACAAAGCGAAACCCGGCTGCGCATCGTGCTGAAAACGCCGCCGCGCGGCCTGCTCGAGCGGCTGTGCGCCGAAGCCGGCCTTGGGCTCGTGGCAATGCGGCGCATCCGGATCGGCCGCTTGCCGCTGGCTGGCCTTGAACCGG